From Spiroplasma eriocheiris, the proteins below share one genomic window:
- a CDS encoding ATP-binding cassette domain-containing protein yields the protein MTNGVYGQALKNGIRTLMMSLGLWEHRNKDVNSFSSGMKKRIMIIQGIIHNPDILILDEPEAGLDIANRKKVIKYLKFLTLKGKTVFFSSHLLDEIKDYIDEYTLVINGRQIQTGTLDHLEINNTYYIVVDNNEKFVQFFTANNVKNWYDKDTKRINFVIQNPLHLQFVTKFAEENKIKIFKIGQTEFSFDFLLKKDNLIKLEQQQLAIKQNSKDESD from the coding sequence TTGACAAATGGTGTTTATGGTCAGGCATTAAAAAATGGAATTAGGACACTAATGATGTCCCTTGGTTTATGAGAACATCGAAATAAAGATGTTAATTCTTTTTCATCTGGAATGAAAAAACGGATTATGATTATTCAAGGAATCATTCATAACCCTGATATTCTTATTTTAGATGAGCCTGAAGCTGGCTTAGATATTGCTAATCGAAAAAAAGTGATCAAATATTTAAAATTTTTAACCCTTAAAGGTAAAACGGTCTTTTTTTCTTCACACTTATTAGATGAAATTAAAGACTATATTGATGAATATACCCTTGTAATTAATGGTCGGCAAATTCAAACAGGAACATTAGATCATTTAGAGATCAATAATACTTATTATATTGTTGTTGATAATAATGAAAAATTTGTACAGTTTTTCACAGCTAATAATGTTAAAAATTGATATGACAAAGATACTAAGCGAATTAATTTTGTTATTCAAAATCCGCTCCATTTACAATTTGTAACAAAGTTTGCTGAAGAAAACAAAATTAAGATTTTCAAAATCGGACAAACTGAATTTTCTTTTGACTTTTTACTTAAAAAAGATAATTTAATTAAGTTAGAGCAACAACAATTAGCGATAAAGCAAAATAGCAAGGATGAATCTGATTAA
- a CDS encoding ATP-binding cassette domain-containing protein: protein MNKVISQTKKTNHDNDCAIYVKQFRHFFKSNVIGPFNFKVTTGKMHAIIGASGSGKTVFIKSLIGGYAKHSGIIKILGKDIKDLEVKKRLVMSQNSLLFPKKYQPIIF, encoded by the coding sequence ATGAATAAAGTAATTTCACAAACTAAAAAAACCAATCATGATAATGATTGCGCTATTTATGTTAAACAGTTTCGACATTTTTTTAAATCAAATGTTATTGGGCCCTTTAATTTTAAAGTTACAACCGGAAAAATGCATGCCATTATTGGCGCTTCGGGAAGTGGAAAAACAGTTTTTATCAAGTCCTTAATTGGGGGATATGCCAAACATTCTGGGATTATTAAAATTTTGGGTAAAGACATCAAAGACCTTGAAGTGAAAAAAAGATTGGTTATGTCCCAGAATTCATTACTTTTCCCGAAAAAATATCAGCCTATAATTTTTTAA
- a CDS encoding PQQ-like beta-propeller repeat protein, producing MKAKVTKILYKKLCTNCQIKFNEVVTEINKNNKINLKDTKFLLCKIKKNRSVQLDQGVKPLAFIKCEKDSYVFLHNDNLYFKDGTLKLPIYNNKIILSAQTIKNMIPQLEKQTAELKPTSLVKIPAPMNKNNILQINQIPEELNAHYSKKNNKLKSIIIILFLLIAFLLSGAGGILGWYFLNNSSIIEKPNNSFNPNIGTIKAQGPNLASSVTSLIQLSNLNILVGTANGDIFSLDNSAKINYKKTPFNSAITAMAQFSNNRLFAAVNKKIYELTWEGEIIEPLNKENSVEFSSNVTAITEISNNHILAGTEDGTIYELNYDGEITKKIIDHQLNSSINSIIEENDYIFVVTTNGIIYKLNKNWEILDMLSDYLPLTCLIKLSSEDNIMLGGTDKGSIYQINLKDNASIKVAQPNGVTIAGAIFGIVQIKNGDIFIGSGNGDIFILNNK from the coding sequence ATGAAAGCCAAAGTCACCAAAATATTATATAAAAAATTGTGTACTAATTGTCAAATTAAATTTAATGAAGTAGTGACAGAAATTAATAAGAATAATAAAATTAATTTAAAAGACACTAAATTTTTATTATGCAAAATCAAAAAAAATCGCTCTGTACAATTAGATCAAGGTGTAAAACCGTTAGCATTCATTAAATGTGAAAAAGATTCTTATGTTTTTCTCCACAATGATAATTTATATTTTAAAGATGGAACTCTAAAGTTACCAATTTATAATAATAAAATTATTTTATCAGCCCAAACCATCAAAAATATGATCCCCCAGTTAGAAAAACAAACCGCTGAATTAAAACCAACTTCACTCGTAAAGATTCCAGCCCCAATGAATAAAAATAACATCCTTCAAATTAATCAAATTCCTGAAGAATTAAATGCCCATTATTCGAAAAAAAATAATAAATTAAAAAGTATAATCATAATTCTTTTTTTACTAATTGCTTTTTTACTTTCTGGAGCAGGAGGAATTTTAGGATGATACTTTTTAAATAATTCTAGTATCATTGAAAAACCAAATAATAGTTTTAATCCAAATATTGGCACAATCAAAGCTCAGGGGCCTAATTTAGCAAGTAGTGTTACTTCTTTAATACAATTATCAAATTTGAATATTTTGGTTGGAACAGCTAACGGTGATATTTTTTCCCTAGATAATAGTGCTAAAATTAATTATAAAAAAACTCCATTCAATTCAGCAATTACCGCAATGGCCCAATTTAGCAATAACCGCTTATTTGCGGCTGTTAATAAAAAAATTTATGAATTAACTTGAGAAGGGGAAATAATAGAACCATTAAATAAAGAAAATAGTGTCGAATTCTCTTCAAATGTTACTGCAATTACAGAAATATCAAATAACCATATTTTAGCTGGTACTGAAGATGGAACAATTTATGAACTAAACTATGATGGTGAAATTACTAAAAAAATAATTGATCACCAACTAAATTCATCAATAAATTCCATAATAGAAGAAAATGATTATATTTTCGTTGTAACAACTAATGGAATAATTTATAAGTTAAATAAAAATTGAGAAATACTTGATATGTTATCGGATTACTTACCACTTACATGTTTAATAAAATTATCATCAGAAGATAACATTATGTTAGGTGGCACTGATAAAGGGTCAATTTACCAAATAAATTTAAAGGATAACGCAAGTATAAAAGTTGCGCAGCCAAATGGTGTAACAATAGCTGGCGCTATATTTGGTATTGTGCAAATTAAGAATGGCGATATTTTTATAGGCTCTGGAAATGGTGATATCTTTATTTTAAATAATAAATAA